From the Natrarchaeobaculum aegyptiacum genome, one window contains:
- the menD gene encoding 2-succinyl-5-enolpyruvyl-6-hydroxy-3-cyclohexene-1-carboxylic-acid synthase, whose protein sequence is MTAPNRATLWGRTLVDELAEGGLEAVCLAPGSRSTPLTVAFAEHPAVRIFSHLDERSAAFFALGRARRTGEPTALVCTSGTAAANFHPAVMEADRARIPLLVLTADRPHELRDSGANQTADQVKLYGDAVRWYAELPDPEADERKVRSLRTTAARALAETTGIEPGPVHLNCPFRKPLEPTETPGAVPESFGETLAGRGRDGPFVEIESGATVPRDEQLEGLLQGLESGDRPLIVAGPADPAQLQALEPADVLTVADHVGAPVFADPLSGLRFGPHIEGSGGSLVCGGYDGYVDAIPDPDVVLRFGASPTSKPLRHALRDADAHQFLIDRAGTWREATFTATDLLAAAPGPTFAALADRLDSQPSATEDGRSNDWLAAVDRAERTHWSIRDRACEASALADQPFEGAIVATALESAPDPATVFVSNSMPIRDADRFGAPRVADLTVLANRGVSGIDGITSTALGAGSAADDSVVLVTGDLAFYHDSNGLLAIDRCDVDATIVLLDNDGGGIFHRLPIESFDPPFTEQFKTPHGLEFEALADCYGLAFESVAPEDFESAYERSLERPGTEILRVAFDSEPSHRRREALAERVYGTLEDDGV, encoded by the coding sequence ATGACGGCACCGAATCGCGCGACCCTCTGGGGGCGGACGCTCGTCGACGAACTGGCGGAAGGCGGTCTCGAGGCCGTCTGTCTCGCGCCGGGGAGCCGGTCGACGCCGTTGACGGTCGCTTTCGCGGAGCATCCAGCCGTTCGGATCTTTTCGCACCTCGACGAGCGCTCGGCGGCATTTTTCGCACTGGGACGTGCCCGCCGGACCGGCGAGCCGACGGCACTCGTCTGTACCTCCGGGACCGCTGCAGCGAACTTTCACCCGGCCGTCATGGAGGCCGACCGCGCTCGCATCCCGCTGCTCGTGCTGACGGCCGATCGGCCGCACGAACTTCGCGACAGCGGCGCGAACCAGACCGCAGACCAGGTCAAACTCTACGGCGACGCCGTCCGCTGGTACGCGGAACTTCCCGATCCGGAAGCCGACGAGCGGAAGGTTCGAAGTTTGCGAACGACGGCCGCCCGTGCCCTCGCTGAAACCACCGGTATCGAACCGGGGCCGGTCCACCTCAACTGCCCGTTTCGCAAGCCCCTCGAGCCGACCGAGACGCCGGGTGCGGTGCCCGAGTCGTTCGGCGAGACGCTCGCCGGTCGAGGCCGGGACGGGCCGTTCGTCGAAATCGAGTCGGGAGCGACGGTTCCACGAGACGAGCAACTCGAGGGTCTCCTCCAAGGCCTCGAGTCTGGGGACCGCCCGCTGATCGTCGCCGGGCCCGCAGACCCCGCCCAGTTGCAGGCACTCGAACCGGCGGACGTTCTGACCGTCGCCGATCACGTCGGTGCGCCCGTCTTCGCCGATCCGCTCTCGGGGCTGCGATTTGGCCCACACATCGAGGGGAGCGGCGGTTCGCTCGTCTGCGGTGGTTACGACGGCTACGTCGACGCGATTCCCGATCCCGACGTCGTCCTCCGGTTCGGCGCGTCGCCGACCTCGAAACCGTTGCGACACGCCCTTCGGGACGCAGACGCTCACCAGTTCCTGATCGATCGGGCCGGTACGTGGCGAGAGGCGACGTTCACCGCGACCGACTTGCTCGCCGCCGCTCCGGGCCCGACGTTTGCCGCGTTGGCCGACCGACTGGATAGCCAGCCTTCGGCGACCGAAGACGGTCGCTCGAACGACTGGCTCGCCGCTGTCGACCGGGCAGAGCGAACTCACTGGTCGATTCGTGACCGCGCGTGCGAGGCGTCGGCGCTCGCCGATCAGCCGTTCGAGGGCGCGATCGTCGCCACTGCTCTCGAATCCGCGCCCGATCCGGCGACCGTCTTCGTCTCGAACAGCATGCCGATCCGCGACGCAGACCGCTTTGGCGCTCCTCGAGTGGCCGACCTGACCGTCCTTGCGAACCGCGGCGTGAGTGGCATCGACGGTATCACGAGTACGGCACTGGGCGCGGGCAGCGCGGCCGACGATTCGGTGGTCCTCGTCACCGGCGACCTCGCGTTCTACCACGATTCGAACGGCCTGCTCGCGATCGACCGCTGTGACGTCGATGCGACGATCGTCCTCCTCGACAACGACGGCGGCGGGATCTTTCACAGGCTTCCTATCGAGTCGTTCGATCCACCCTTCACCGAGCAGTTCAAGACACCCCACGGCCTCGAGTTCGAGGCGCTCGCCGACTGTTACGGCCTCGCGTTCGAGTCCGTGGCTCCCGAGGACTTCGAATCCGCATACGAACGCTCGCTCGAACGTCCGGGCACGGAGATCCTTCGCGTCGCGTTCGATTCGGAACCGAGTCACCGACGGCGAGAGGCCCTCGCCGAACGGGTTTACGGCACACTCGAGGACGACGGCGTCTGA
- the hisF gene encoding imidazole glycerol phosphate synthase subunit HisF yields MALTKRIIPCIDVDVDDDGNPAVYTGVHFEDLEYTGDPVEMARAYNEAGADEFVFLDITASAHGRETMLDVVERVADEVFIPLTVGGGIRTTDDIKETLRAGADKVSITTGALERPELVNEGAAAFGSQCIVISVDARRRFDEDGEHYVEVDGESCWFECTKKGGREGTGIDVLEWAAEAESRGAGELFVNSIDKDGTKDGYDVPLTKAVCETVDTPVIASSGAGSPEHMYEVFTEAGADAGLAASIFHFDEYSIEEVKEYLDERDVPVRI; encoded by the coding sequence ATGGCACTGACGAAGCGAATCATCCCCTGTATCGACGTCGACGTCGACGACGACGGGAACCCGGCGGTCTACACCGGCGTCCACTTCGAGGACCTCGAATACACCGGCGACCCGGTCGAGATGGCCCGCGCGTACAACGAAGCCGGGGCAGACGAGTTCGTCTTCCTCGACATCACCGCCTCGGCCCACGGGCGCGAAACCATGCTCGACGTCGTCGAACGCGTCGCCGACGAGGTCTTCATCCCCCTGACCGTCGGCGGCGGCATCCGCACGACAGACGACATCAAGGAGACCCTCCGCGCGGGCGCGGACAAGGTCTCGATCACCACCGGCGCGCTCGAGCGGCCGGAACTGGTCAACGAGGGCGCAGCGGCCTTCGGTAGCCAGTGCATCGTCATCAGCGTCGACGCCCGACGCCGGTTCGACGAGGACGGTGAACACTACGTCGAGGTCGACGGCGAGTCCTGCTGGTTCGAGTGCACGAAGAAAGGCGGCCGGGAGGGAACCGGGATCGACGTCCTCGAGTGGGCTGCAGAAGCCGAGTCCCGCGGTGCAGGCGAGCTGTTCGTCAACTCGATCGACAAAGACGGTACCAAAGACGGCTACGACGTCCCGCTGACGAAGGCCGTCTGTGAGACCGTCGACACGCCCGTCATCGCTTCCTCGGGTGCCGGCAGCCCCGAGCACATGTACGAGGTGTTCACCGAGGCCGGTGCCGACGCCGGACTCGCCGCTTCCATCTTCCACTTCGACGAGTATTCGATCGAGGAGGTAAAGGAGTACCTCGACGAGCGCGACGTCCCGGTTCGGATTTGA
- a CDS encoding isochorismate synthase, producing MDRTPGERVVTGDSSPVTDTGKALVGRSQRFELDDRVPVSISVSVPVTAPTGTDSSRDPADSCERRVRSFPIQWADSTGLEIAGYGVAARITADGPDRFDRVRHQAGELFDRLEYDGPATARPRVFGGFAFHDDRTSDPTWEGFDSAAFVLPAVQVVRTGEDENWVTVLASDDEAAVDRLERWAEWLQTAPEDAPTSSADHGPGVEDTSRTTTPAEWTAQLEAALERIDDGDLRKVVLAQALTATLEQSLDLGQTLERLRSAYPTCYRFAIGGERESGTFFGAPPERLVFKRGETVETEALAGSGPRGETPAEDERHADRMLADDKLRREHDLVVEAICGQLEPFVDSLSIDDRRVRRLANIQHLRTPISGTLTEDRHVLELAEALHPTPAVGGVPPDLAWETIRDTESFDRGWYAGPVGWFDGDGDGEFAVGLRSGVASDDQVTLFAGNGIVADSDPEAEWEEVQLKFRPILEALR from the coding sequence ATGGACCGGACGCCAGGTGAGCGGGTCGTTACAGGCGATTCGTCCCCGGTCACCGACACGGGGAAGGCACTCGTCGGCCGCAGCCAGCGGTTCGAACTGGACGATCGCGTCCCCGTCTCAATTTCCGTTTCCGTACCCGTGACCGCCCCTACCGGCACTGACTCCTCACGTGACCCCGCCGACTCGTGCGAGCGGCGCGTGCGATCGTTCCCGATCCAGTGGGCCGACTCGACCGGGCTCGAGATCGCTGGCTACGGTGTCGCTGCCCGGATCACCGCCGACGGGCCCGACCGATTCGATCGGGTCCGACACCAGGCGGGTGAGTTGTTCGACCGCCTCGAGTACGACGGGCCGGCGACCGCTCGTCCCCGGGTGTTCGGCGGCTTCGCGTTTCACGACGACCGCACGTCGGACCCGACCTGGGAGGGGTTCGACTCGGCCGCGTTCGTTCTCCCTGCGGTACAGGTCGTCCGAACCGGTGAGGACGAGAACTGGGTGACCGTGCTCGCATCCGACGATGAAGCCGCAGTCGACCGGCTCGAGCGATGGGCCGAGTGGTTACAGACGGCTCCCGAGGACGCACCGACGTCGTCGGCAGATCACGGCCCCGGCGTCGAGGACACGTCGCGGACGACGACCCCGGCGGAATGGACCGCCCAGCTCGAGGCAGCACTCGAGCGCATCGACGACGGCGACCTCCGAAAGGTCGTCCTCGCCCAGGCGTTGACCGCGACGCTCGAGCAGTCACTCGACCTCGGTCAGACCCTCGAGCGACTCCGCAGCGCGTACCCGACCTGTTATCGCTTCGCGATCGGTGGCGAGAGAGAGTCGGGAACGTTCTTCGGCGCACCACCGGAACGGCTCGTCTTCAAGCGCGGCGAGACCGTCGAAACGGAAGCACTCGCGGGCTCTGGCCCGCGTGGCGAGACGCCCGCCGAAGACGAACGGCACGCCGACCGGATGCTCGCCGACGACAAACTCCGCCGCGAACACGACCTCGTGGTCGAGGCGATCTGCGGCCAGCTCGAGCCGTTCGTCGACTCGCTGTCGATCGACGACCGACGGGTGCGAAGGCTGGCGAACATCCAGCACCTCCGGACGCCGATTTCGGGAACGCTCACCGAGGATCGACACGTCCTCGAACTCGCCGAAGCGTTACACCCCACACCCGCCGTCGGCGGCGTCCCGCCGGACCTCGCCTGGGAGACGATTCGGGATACCGAGTCGTTCGACCGCGGCTGGTACGCCGGCCCCGTCGGCTGGTTCGACGGAGACGGTGACGGCGAGTTCGCGGTCGGACTGCGATCCGGCGTCGCCTCGGACGATCAGGTGACGCTGTTCGCCGGCAACGGAATCGTCGCCGACAGCGACCCCGAAGCGGAGTGGGAGGAAGTCCAGCTGAAGTTCCGACCGATTCTCGAGGCACTACGATGA
- a CDS encoding ribbon-helix-helix domain-containing protein, whose protein sequence is MPKIEITIPEHLEMQIAQMVERGEFVNREEAIEDLLSTGIKAYKTSGPMEDEDPAGAGGFEDDGMMGHDDEYVF, encoded by the coding sequence ATGCCGAAAATAGAGATCACCATTCCGGAGCATCTCGAGATGCAGATCGCCCAGATGGTCGAGCGTGGGGAGTTCGTCAACCGAGAGGAGGCGATCGAGGACCTGCTGTCGACCGGGATCAAAGCCTACAAAACCAGCGGCCCGATGGAAGACGAAGACCCTGCCGGTGCCGGCGGCTTCGAAGACGACGGCATGATGGGCCACGACGACGAATACGTCTTCTAA
- a CDS encoding DUF7550 family protein, whose translation MTTETEEETGDDTAADVGHDLDAPRVTAPMSEYSFRSVVIGFFVLVVGVAVTFGVPLLAVGL comes from the coding sequence ATGACAACGGAGACGGAAGAAGAGACGGGCGACGATACGGCAGCCGACGTGGGGCACGACCTCGACGCCCCGCGTGTGACGGCGCCGATGAGCGAGTACAGCTTTCGATCGGTCGTGATCGGCTTTTTCGTGCTTGTCGTCGGCGTTGCGGTTACGTTCGGCGTCCCGCTGCTTGCGGTCGGTCTCTGA